Proteins encoded within one genomic window of Girardinichthys multiradiatus isolate DD_20200921_A chromosome 21, DD_fGirMul_XY1, whole genome shotgun sequence:
- the LOC124858296 gene encoding receptor activity-modifying protein 3-like, whose product MDTNEFVVLKLLFLGFLVNTWMMSGTSASDNFNLEPTITWKRRLCNESRLRWEVEVCGEHFKRDMAHIDPEQWCNLTYFMSEYHLFTLCTETKSHNVDCYWPNPLVESYIIRIHKHFFSNCTIEEVIWVDPPDDTLTILILIPVFLTLAMIALVVWCSKRSDLLA is encoded by the exons TTAATACCTGGATGATGAGTGGAACATCGG CCTCTGACAATTTCAACTTGGAGCCTACCATTACCTGGAAGAGGAGGCTCTGCAATGAGTCCCGTCTACGGTGGGAAGTGGAAGTTTGTGGAGAACACTTCAAACGGGACATGGCTCACATAGACCCGGAGCAATGGTGTAACCTCACATACTTCATGAG TGAGTACCACCTCTTCACCCTCTGCACAGAGACAAAGTCCCACAATGTTGACTGCTACTGGCCCAACCCGCTGGTAGAGAGCTACATCATCCGCATACACAAGCACTTTTTCTCCAATTGCACCATAGAGGAGGTGATATGGGTGGACCCGCCGGATGACACTCTCACCATTCTCATTCTCATACCGGTTTTCCTCACTTTGGCCATGATTGCTCTGGTGGTCTGGTGCAGCAAAAGGAGTGATCTCCTGGCATAG